One Vicia villosa cultivar HV-30 ecotype Madison, WI unplaced genomic scaffold, Vvil1.0 ctg.001848F_1_1, whole genome shotgun sequence genomic region harbors:
- the LOC131636877 gene encoding transcription repressor OFP16-like, which produces MPSLFSKQLHLCFFKLKYPTILSQPHSQQSTTPSPSPPYTFHFNTTFTHHHHHHEEDYFSDDTTELPPPDFASVFASQRFFFSSPGSSNSITESESPPNDTPPYNSLIPKGGSVKRVPKYSVNPYVDFLRSMQEMIQSQEQVFDVTNDWDYLHELLLCYLALNPTHAHKYIVQAFTHLLVDLLSSSSSSSSFSSLSPPSPPSRNLNNRL; this is translated from the coding sequence ATGCCAAGTCTATTCTCAAAACAACTTCACCTCTGTTTCTTCAAGCTCAAATACCCTACAATTCTCTCCCAACCTCACTCACAACAAAGCACTACTCCATCACCATCACCACCTTACACTTTCCATTTCAACACAACCTTcacccaccaccaccaccaccacgaaGAAGACTATTTCTCCGACGACACCACGGAGCTTCCACCACCCGACTTCGCCTCCGTCTTCGCATCCCAACGGTTCTTCTTCTCCTCCCCCGGCAGCTCCAACTCCATCACAGAATCAGAGTCTCCCCCCAACGACACTCCACCCTACAACTCGTTGATACCAAAAGGAGGTAGCGTGAAAAGGGTGCCAAAATACTCTGTAAACCCTTACGTTGATTTCCTCCGTTCTATGCAGGAAATGATTCAATCTCAAGAACAAGTGTTCGATGTTACTAATGATTGGGATTATCTTCATGAGCTTCTCTTATGTTACCTTGCTCTCAATCCTACACATGCTCATAAGTATATTGTTCAAGCTTTCACTCACCTCCTTGTCGACCTTTTatcttcctcctcctcctcttcatCCTTCTCCTCTTTGTCGCCACCTTCACCACCTTCTCGGAATCTCAATAACAGACTCTGA
- the LOC131636868 gene encoding late embryogenesis abundant protein D-34-like, with protein MSQEQPKRHPNQEPIKYGDVLPVSGDLAQKPVAPEDAAMMQSAETRVLGQTQPGGVASVMQAAATKNEQAGIVGHQDVTDVTGDRGVTVTETQLPGRRIVTESVGGQVVGQFAEPTPVQCGPTSPVRETALTIGEALEATSYTVGHKPVEQSDAAAIQAAEARATGSNVITPGGLASMAQSAAAFNADCPREEEKIKLSDVLTGASAKLPADKAATRQDAAGVADAEMRNSSDASATPGGVAASVAAAARLNESVTNVM; from the exons atgagcCAGGAACAACCTAAGCGTCATCCCAATCAAGAACCAATCAAATACGGCGACGTTTTACCCGTTTCCGGTGACCTCGCACAGAAGCCCGTTGCACCGGAAGACGCCGCCATGATGCAGAGCGCCGAGACTCGTGTCTTGGGCCAGACCCAGCCCGGCGGAGTAGCATCCGTCATGCAAGCAGCAGCTACTAAGAATGAGCAGGCAGGAATCGTCGGCCATCAAGATGTCACAGATGTCACCGGCGACCGTGGCGTCACCGTCACGGAAACTCAACTCCCAGGAAGACGCATAGTAACCGAATCAGTCGGTGGACAG gTTGTTGGACAATTTGCTGAACCGACTCCGGTTCAATGTGGCCCAACCAGTCCGGTTCGGGAAACTGCCTTAACCATAGGGGAAGCACTGGAGGCGACATCATATACAGTAGGCCACAAGCCAGTGGAACAAAGTGACGCTGCCGCAATACAGGCAGCTGAGGCAAGGGCTACGGGAAGTAATGTTATAACACCGGGAGGGTTAGCTTCAATGGCTCAATCTGCAGCTGCTTTTAATGCTGATTGTCCTCGTGAAGAGGAGAAGATTAAGCTGAGCGATGTTCTGACAGGAGCTTCGGCAAAGTTGCCCGCAGACAAGGCGGCGACAAGGCAAGATGCTGCTGGGGTGGCAGATGCGGAGATGAGAAATAGTTCTGATGCTAGTGCTACTCCTGGTGGTGTGGCTGCTTCTGTTGCTGCGGCTGCTAGGCTCAATGAAAGTGTGACCAATGTAATGTGA